Proteins from one Fragaria vesca subsp. vesca linkage group LG6, FraVesHawaii_1.0, whole genome shotgun sequence genomic window:
- the LOC101308594 gene encoding uncharacterized protein LOC101308594, with product MGLLSNRVAKGSLKPGDHIYSWRTAYIYAHHGIYIGDDKVIHFTRRGQEVGTGTVLDLLLVSSGPTGPQQPCEVCTPRDENSGVLCSCLNCFLAGGVLYRFEYSVNPALFLAKARGGTCTLAVSDPDDTVVHRAKYLLEYGFGCYCIFKNNCEDFAIYCKTGLLVMDQRTLGQSGQAASIIGGPLAAVLATPLRLVTTNLYGMAAVGIGVYCASRYSADIGKRMDVVKVSVEDLTRRLAAGSLQVVEAQISAPLLQAPESQVSAPLLLQAPVSQLSAPPTRSPSNLFFWSRSSSNLVTR from the exons ATGGGGCTGCTCTCCAACAG GGTGGCTAAGGGAAGCCTCAAGCCAGGGGATCACATCTACTCTTGGAGGACTGCCTATATCTATGCCCATCATG GCATCTATATCGGGGATGACAAGGTCATACATTTCACCAGACGTGGCCAAGAAGTTGGAACTGGGACAGTGCTGGATCTTCTCTTGGTTAGCTCAGGACCAACCGGACCTCAGCAGCCCTGCGAAGTCTGCACTCCACGGGACGAGAACAGTGGTGTTCTTTGCTCATGCTTGAACTGCTTTCTTGCAGGGGGTGTCTTGTATCGTTTTGAATATTCTGTCAACCCTGCCTTATTCCTGGCAAAAGCTCGAGGAGGAACATGCACTCTTGCAGTATCGGACCCAGATGATACTGTGGTTCATCGAGCAAAATACCTGCTCGAATATGGCTTTGGTTGCTATTGCATATTTAAGAACAATTGTGAAGACTTCGCTATTTATTGCAAAACTGGGCTACTTGTTATGGATCAAAGAACATTAGGACAAAGTGGTCAAGCAGCATCTATAATAGGGGGACCTCTTGCAGCTGTGTTAGCAACACCGTTGCGTCTCGTGACCACCAACCTTTATGGGATGGCAGCAGTAGGCATTGGAGTATATTGCGCTAGTAGGTACAGTGCTGACATTGGCAAGAGGATGGATGTAGTGAAGGTATCTGTGGAGGATTTGACAAGGAGACTTGCAGCTGGCTCGCTTCAAGTCGTGGAGGCCCAAATATCAGCTCCATTGCTCCAAGCTCCTGAATCCCAAGTCTCAGCTCCCTTGCTACTGCAGGCACCCGTGTCCCAACTCTCTGCTCCCCCTACAAGAAGTCCTTCAAACCTATTCTTCTGGTCAAGAAGTTCTTCCAACCTTGTCACTCGGTAG